A single Pseudomonas sp. HN11 DNA region contains:
- the tyrS gene encoding tyrosine--tRNA ligase: MKSVEEQLALIKRGAEELLVEAELIEKLKRGQPLRIKAGFDPTAPDLHLGHTVLINKLRQFQELGHQVIFLIGDFTGMIGDPSGKSTTRPPLTREQVLDNAETYKTQVFKILDPAKTEVAFNSTWMDQMGPADFIRLTSQYTVARMLERDDFDKRYSTNQPIAIHEFLYPLVQGYDSVALRADVELGGTDQKFNLLMGRELQRAYGQEAQCILTMPLLEGLDGVKKMSKSLGNYVGIQEAPGVMYGKLVSIPDALMWRYFELLSFRSMDEINALRADVEAGANPRDVKIKLAEEIVARFHGEEAAANAHRAAGNRMKDGELPDDLPEIELSASEAMPIAAVLNKAGLVKNSAVARDLLGSGGVRIDGEVVDRTFIYELGATHVCQAGKKAFARITLKSE; this comes from the coding sequence ATGAAGTCGGTTGAAGAGCAGCTAGCGCTGATAAAACGTGGTGCGGAAGAACTGTTGGTCGAAGCTGAGCTGATCGAAAAGCTCAAGCGTGGCCAACCCCTGCGTATTAAGGCTGGCTTTGATCCGACCGCGCCGGATCTGCACCTGGGACATACCGTGCTTATCAATAAGTTGCGTCAGTTCCAGGAGCTGGGACATCAGGTCATCTTCCTTATAGGTGACTTCACCGGGATGATCGGTGATCCGAGCGGCAAGAGCACCACTCGCCCGCCGCTGACGCGTGAGCAGGTTCTTGATAACGCCGAGACCTACAAGACGCAGGTATTCAAGATCCTTGATCCCGCCAAGACCGAGGTGGCGTTCAACTCCACTTGGATGGATCAGATGGGGCCGGCGGACTTCATTCGCCTGACCTCCCAGTACACCGTAGCGCGCATGCTTGAGCGTGATGACTTCGACAAGCGTTACTCCACCAATCAGCCGATTGCCATTCACGAGTTCCTCTACCCGTTGGTTCAGGGCTATGACTCGGTCGCATTGCGTGCGGATGTTGAGTTGGGTGGCACCGACCAGAAGTTCAACCTGCTGATGGGGCGTGAGCTGCAGCGTGCGTATGGGCAGGAAGCCCAGTGCATTCTGACCATGCCGTTGCTGGAAGGCCTGGATGGTGTCAAGAAGATGTCCAAGTCCCTGGGTAACTATGTCGGTATCCAGGAAGCACCGGGCGTGATGTACGGCAAACTCGTCTCGATTCCTGATGCGCTGATGTGGCGTTACTTTGAGCTGCTGAGCTTCCGCTCGATGGATGAGATCAATGCGCTGCGTGCTGACGTAGAGGCGGGTGCAAACCCGCGTGACGTGAAGATCAAGCTGGCAGAAGAGATTGTTGCGCGTTTCCATGGTGAGGAGGCTGCGGCCAATGCTCACCGTGCTGCGGGTAATCGCATGAAGGATGGCGAGCTGCCGGATGATCTGCCGGAGATCGAGTTGTCTGCTAGTGAGGCGATGCCGATAGCTGCTGTCCTTAATAAAGCAGGCCTGGTCAAGAATTCGGCAGTTGCCCGTGATCTGCTGGGTTCCGGTGGCGTGCGTATAGATGGTGAGGTCGTAGATCGCACCTTTATATACGAGCTGGGCGCTACCCACGTTTGTCAGGCTGGGAAGAAGGCATTTGCGCGTATTACGCTCAAATCCGAATAA